One Leptodactylus fuscus isolate aLepFus1 chromosome 11, aLepFus1.hap2, whole genome shotgun sequence genomic window, GTTAACAGTCTTCCAGTGACAAGTTACCATCAAGGCGATAAAACCACTTACTGAATTTCCTATTTTTAGCCGTCAGTAAAACTCTCACAGACTGTCAGCCGTAACAAACTAATATCTGGGATAGAAATCTGTGAATTCACTTCACATTTGCTGTACTAGAAAACAGACTCGTATACAGTCGACTAACACAATTGTCTTCAGCAGCGGCCATGATATTGTAGACCATGCCCTATTTAGAACAACGCTAAGAGCCACATTAAAATGACCTCCTCTACAGACGTGCTGCAATCCGAGCTCTTCTGGTGAAATCCTATGACACTCATCCACTACCCCGCGCTGTGTGAAATGGCGCGCAATTTTAGGTGCCAACCTCGCAGCTGACGTCACTCAGCTCTCAGCCAATCCTTGCCTCGCCATGCTGCCCGCGCCGGTTCTGTCTGGCCAATCAGGATAAAGACTGTAATAGTGAGTTCTGTGCCTATCCCGCGCAACATGGCGGAGAATTTAAACGCTGTGCGTGGTGAGTGAACCGAGCCGGGTGAGAGACTGAATGGAGTGAGGGAGGAGCTCACAGGGGATGACAGCTGTCTGTGGAGGGTCAGGGTGATAGGAGTAAGGGGAACAGCAGCGGCTGCTTCTGAGGGTGAGGGGAAGTCAGTATAGTGAGTGACATGAGCATGTCCTAGTAGTATATAGCCGTCATTatctatatatactgggtgttcGGGGGTATATGGTCAGTGATACTGCTGTATTTTATTCTGTCGATAtatcctggtgcagtcactgtgtacctgagttatatcctgtattatactccagagctgtgctcactattctgctggtgcagtcactgtgtacatacattacattacttatcctgtactgatcctgagttacatcctgtagtatactccagagctgcactcactattctgctggtgcagtcactgtgtacatacattacattacttatcctgtactgatcctgagttacatcctgtattatattccagagctgcactcactattctgctggttcagtcactgtgtacatacattacattacttatcctgtactgatcctgagttacatcctgtattatactccagagctgcgctcactattctgctcctggtacagtcactgtgtatatacattaaattacttatcctgtactgatcctgagttacatcctgcattatactccagagctgcactcactattctgctggtgcagtcactgtgtacatacattacttatcctgtactgatcctgagttacatcctgtattatactccagagctgcactcactattctgctggtgcagtcactgtgtacatacattacattacttatcctgtactgatcctgagttacatcctgtagtatactccagagctgcactcactattctgctggtgcagtcactgtgtacatacattacattacttatcctgtactgatcctgagttacatcctgtattatactgcagagctgcactcactattctgctggtgcagtcactgtgtacatacattacattacttatcctgtactgatcctgagttacatcctgtaacaCGACTATTTCACCTCCAACACTGGACAattacggacctgcaaaatatggtcgtgtgaatggggctttacagaatttgcattatacaaacaactttgtactgcatttggtataattttgaacaattaatgtttactatttacattgtacagatctgttttataggaccgtgcaatgttattatgacctgtaataatatcacatgtctgctatagaacagatactgtgtgatataaatagtaaagggtcctcactcagtacaatctcctccatagtgatccccacacagtacaatctgctccacagtggcccccacgcagtataatctgctccacagatgggtgcccacagagagggctttgagtgccacctctgggagcaaacataaaaaaaattagaattttgaacaattaatgttccctatttacattgcacaggatgtattttatagtgactgtgcaatgttattccAGCCTATACaataatatcacatctgctataaaacggATACTGTGTGATCacaatagtgaagggcccccacacagtataatccgttccacagagagggctctgagtgccacctctgtcacacgtgccataggttcgccaccaaGGAAATAGAGGATATACCTGTAATACTTATGAGAAATGGCTATAGAATTACAGAATCTCGCTTCCTGGGGCAAACCCCAAACCAGCTTCCTTATACTAGAGCAGTGCTGTATAACCCAGCATGCAAGAAATCTCCAGACGCTAAAGTGAGTCTTAGTGTATAATATGTTTGACCAAACACACACCTTCCTTCATACACGTGCATGTTCAGCTGAGTGTTCATGTATTATCTGTGGGATGATGGGAATAACACTGGCAGACAGCTCTGAGGGTGACTGGTGTGTCTTGAGAACAAAACactgaaatcccccccccccctttcccccgaCATCTCCTGTTGGGGACACTACCTGGAATCAAGGGGTTTGTCCATTGCTAGGGCTTTGTCTTGCTTGTGGTGTACAAGCAGAAGATAAACCGCTGCGTAGTAAAGTACTAGCGTAGTGGCTGAGATCTTACTAAAACCTGCGCTGTGGTTCTTTATAGCATAGCCTGCCACTGCATGCTGCACATTTTTTGCTTTTTAGGAGACCTGTGACAATTCCTGCAGTGTACTGTAGGTTCTCAACACTCAGGGAAGCGTAAGATGCAGATCATTGCCTTACGTGTGTGTTCACACAATATggttgtgctgtctgaaaacctcCAAAAATACTTGCACATTAACAGCAAAATACTGTAGCATTGCAGCTAGCACAGAAACTGTGCACAATTTTACAGTGAGTTGCCAGATATCGGCTGcatcatgtgaatacaccctaaaggATATGGTTGTACATACAGCCGCACTGCTTCATACAGGGCTCATGATTGTGGCCTTAAATATCCACTTGGTTGTCTTGAGATCCCTTCTGCATACTGTACACTTGTTGTCTTGTTGGCAGAATTTCATAGTATAGGGCAGTATGTGATAAAAATATGCAATAGAAACCTTGGCATTGGGACTCCCTTCTCCCTGGTAGAGGACGTCCTGAGGTGGTCACAACTCATATCTAATCAAATGACTGACAGGTTTCACTAAATATACTGCTGCGTTCAGAAGATGGGAATGGTGTCGTAGAGTCTTAAATTAAAAAGGTCTTCCCTAACCTGGCATATATCCCCTATGGCAAATGATCAGGCGTTTCACCTGCATAAATAACCCCAGGAGTCATTCTAGTTTATGTGATGATTATGTAGATAGCTTATGATTAGCATTTATTGTATGGAGCCAATGGTCTGTCCCCATGGAGAGTGCTAGAGAAGTAGGTAAATTCCTAGCTGTATTTATCCCATCTATTCTTTGTAACATGGTCACCATTCAATGTTTTGTTTTGCAGATTGTTCAGTGCAGTGTCTCTCCTCTGAATCTCACCTCCAGGAACTTTGTAAGGTCGAACATGTATGTTGTTCACCCCTTGGGGTGAACCGGAAGAATATCTGCAACTTTGAGGTGGAATATCTGTGTGACTACAAAAGAGTACAGGTGACGtatataataaatgaataatagtATATTTGATTgttttaatggggggggggggggctgacaccAGGGACAGCACAtatctttaattgatgatctTAACAATGGAtaaagcccagaaaacccctttaaatacagaagCACAACCTAACTCccggtggccatacacattgacAAACCTCAACCAAAGCTGCTGACTTTGGCAAGTCTGACCAAACCTCCTATGTCTATAGGCATGTGCCGACACGctgattttcaacatgcctgatcctagtGGTGGACAGCTAAAACAGAGGTTACGCGCGGACATTGGTGGACCTGATTgagtataatgggatccatcgggTGTTAGTCGTTTACAAagtgagaaaagtcctccttgcagtctGGTTTTAGCTGTGACCAATTATCTGATGGTGACGTCTTGTCCTTTTAGGAGGAAGAGTTATATCTTGTGAAGTGGAAGGGATATCCAGATTCTGAGTGTTCATGGGAACCCCGTCATCACCTCAAGTGCTTTAACCTCCTAAAGCAGTTTCACCGTGATATAGGAAGAGAACTTCTCCGACGGGCAAAGGCTGCAGGGAACACTACGAGTAAAAAGGCCATTGCACGGTGCCCACGTAGGCTTGACTCCAGTCTCTCTCACCACGTAGTTTTAAAGGCCAAACAGAGACAGCGGCTTCGTTTGTGGGAGCAACAACTGAATGCCAAACGTGCCCATCCAGGTCTCATATTAGTAGAGAATGAAGTGGATCTGGAGGGGCCCCCAAAAGACTTCATGTACATTAATGAATACAAAGTGGGGGAAGGTGTAAGCATTACCCAGTCAGCTGTTGGATGCAAGTGCCGAGACTGTTTTACAGATGAGCAAGGCTGCTGCCCAGGTGGATTTCAGCACAAATTTGCCTACAATGAATATGGACAAGTGAAAGTCAAGCCTGGCTTTCCAATTTATGAATGTAACTCTCTTTGTCGATGTGGCCCCTCCTGTCCAAATCGCATTGTGCAGAAAGGAATTCAGTACAAATTTTGCATCTTCAGGACCTCTGATGGAAGGGGCTGGGGGGTCCGAACTCTGGAGAAGATTCGCAAGAACAGCTTTGTTATGGAGTATGTTGGAGAGGTAAGATCTAATGGATGCCTTATTGTCATGTTATCCATATCTGCCACAGTGTCCTCTCTATATAGTTATTGTAATAGTTACTGATGTATATTGGTTATCTGAAATCCTGTGGACTACTGTATGCTTTCAGTGTTGCTATTCTTGGGATAGTGGGAGTAGAGTCTATAAATCACTAAAGCCAAACCTCTAgcccccctcttttttttttttttgctagaaaaTAAAATGACAATCTGATCTTCTCAGTTAGATCTACATACATCCCAATGTTATAACCACGGCAGAATCtagcataatacagtgtgtatgggcacctttttaagagagtctgtcatcagaaactCCCTTTAAAAACAATCGCAGCTGGTGAGTATGACTGGCTTAAGGGTACGGACACACATTGTAGTTGATACCTCAGTTTTTATCATGATGGTGCGACAATTGGCCACTTCAGGTAGGTGGGGAATCGGCCTTGTGTGCTTAGCTATGCGTCACGAGCCTAAGTATCACATCACAGTATTATTTTATATCTTCTTAGTGGTGATAGACGAGTGAAGAGAAACTGGGGACTATGTTATAAATGCTGTGATAATGATTTACAGATAATCACCTCAGATGAGGCTGAACGCAGAGGACAAATCTATGACCGGCAAGGGGCCACCTACCTGTTTGACCTGGACTACGTGGAAGATGTGTACACTGTGGATGCCGCCCGCTATGGAAATATCTCACACTTTGTAAACCATAGTGTAAGTATTATCTGTATGTTAGACAGGGTTTCAAGAGGTTATTTAGGGGCCTTTTTAAACCTATCCCACACACACAATTTGGAAGCATCCAGGTAACTCCTTTTAGATTTGCATATAAGAAAACGTGATCATGTGAGGTGGTGTTGGCTATTCGACACTGAGGCTTCATTGATCTTTCCATATGGTTCTGTGAAAACCGTGTATCTTATGGCAAAACAAGACTCAGCCCTATTTTGGTGCTgatctgtgtgtgaggcacatacaGTAATATGGAAGTGTGTAGCTGCAAGTACCCAGAATGGTGTCATTGGGAGGTCCTAATGATGGGTGCACTTCTCAAAACACTGGGCTTGGATTCACAAATgtctttatttcacttttttattcaTGCAGTGTAAACCAAACCTCCAGGTCTACAACGTCTTTATTGATAATCAGGATGAACGACTACCTCGCATTGCATTTTTCTCTACCCGAACAATCCGTACTGGCGAGGAGCTTACTTTTGACTATAACATGCATGGTAAGGCACTTTTCAGGTACCTGTTGCCTCAGCTGTAAAGGATTCCAATCTTATGCacaggatatgctataaatgtctggTGTGTGGACCCCTCCAGAACATGAGTGAGACAGCTGCCACATCCAGCCACAGGAGGATGCAAATATGTACGGCTTAccagtcacttctatgggagtcaaGGAAACATCTGAGCATGCTTGTTAAGCTAATTCTTGTAGAATTGAAAGGTGAAGGCTGTGCATATGCCTTGATGCCATACCTCTATAACACCTACGTATACTAGGATGTACATGTATGCTATGGTGGATGTGACTAAGTATAGAATCTGGTGTAATGCAGACACAATAACCACCGGGTCTGTGCTGTTTCACACAGTAGAGAGCCggggcatttaaccactcagatgccatgtTACTTTCACTTTCTATATTACAATCTGCGTGATTGCAGGAGACGTCCTGTTACCATGGCAGCTGGTAGCCTTTTGAAGACTCCTAGGCCTGCCATTTTAATAGAACTACTGCAGTCTGCTGACAGTAGGCTTCAATAGTTAAATAGGGAATCTGCCATAGATGGCAATATTTAGTATTGTTGTCACATGTTCAAGGCCCCTAggggagttttttttgtttttttttttaaaaagaaagtttaaatctctctctgcccctcccccccttcccttctGTAGATCACAtatgaatataaataaataaaattaaacctAAATATATTAGGCATCCCTAAGAGGTAATTCACACAGAGAAATTTTTCCTAGCAAATTAAGCTTCAGGAATTTTCCGCTTGTCCAAATTCTACGTCAAAATCCACAAATGCCAGACagtattttctgcctcccattcacttcaatgagagttaTGAGACGAACTCTGCCTGAAGATTAAGAATGGCCGAAATTTTTGTTACCTGGAAAAATCGGCTTCtgactccaattgaaatgaagATGAAATGGTATCAGGCAGAATTTGGACCTGATTTTGagacaaaatctgcctcattttcAGTGCCAAGTTTGCCTTATGAACATACCCCCAAGTCTGAAAATGAGCTAACTATTAAAATATGAACAGGTTTGTCCCATATGGTAACACCGTCGCAGGAaagaaaaaatcaaaatgggtgttttgttttgttttttgcttctACTACATATTGTCCCTCAAAACTAAGCTCCTTACACAGCTCCAAACACTGAAATATTCTAGATCTAGTATTAtagtccaccccattctgatgttTGTCTGATCACTGAATAGCATTCTGTTATTTTTACAGTGGATCCAGTTGATGTTGAAAGCACAAAGATGGATTCGAATTTTGGTCTGGCTGGCCTCACTGGATCACCCAAAAAAAGGATCAGGGTAGAATGTAAATGTGGCTCGACCAAGTGTCGCAAATACCTCTTCTGACCATTTATGACTGTGATTAACTCTTTGTGGACCAGCACTTGAATAACTGTTACCAGGGAGGAGTAGAGTGTTTACATCGCTTTTATTGAATTCTTTTAAGGGAAGGGCTCTGACTTGACGGTCcttcaccccccacccccctcccaaaaaacatGGTGCTATATGTGTAATGTGTTTTTATCTCTTGATGTACAattaacagtagagatgagcgaacactattcgaaacagctgttttgaatagcacactcacattgaaatgaatggaagcggccagcacgcagacttttcccggcagccggccgcttaacccccatttctatggaagcgtgctattctggtgttcgctcatctctaattaacaggGCTTTTTGTGCCTCCACCATTCTCCTGGCAGTACCTGGTTCCTCATGTGCCACAATGGTTCTGACCCTGCTTAATACTCGATTAGTTTATTATACTTGAATTTTCTTCTGTCCACCATTCAGTCTGTGGGAACATAATGAAATGGGCACCAGGTGCTGCTGTCCAGCAGGTTCGCACTGTTTCTGTCCCTTTCTGTGTAATGAAAtattggatgattttttttatttttatttttagattattCTGAATACTCTTATATtaacaggtttttgttttttaacctttTACTCTTCTCTTTGTATGTAAATACACAATGATGTAATCTGGACGTGATGACTTGTTTTAGTTTTGGTATTACTTATTCAGCTTCCTGGTGACATTAGCTTCCTGGTGACATCTTGGACTGATGAGGCAATAGACTGCAGATAGCAGTGCTAGTGCTACATATAGTGCTGGGCAGTTCTGACATAAATCAATTATTAGAACGTTTTACCTTGAATTATTTTTAGATGTGCCCCTTTTTAAATGTACAACTTTCAATACAGGGTATTCTAAGAGTACAGTACATTAAACAATAAAAAGCATATACAGCGCTGGCCTCCCAGTATATACTGGATACAGCAGTAGACATGGCTACCCTTATAGTTTAAAAGGGCAGCCATGTGTACAGCTctgaatacagtatatactacagtataAGGAAAGAACATGTGTACAGTCAGACCATACTGTACCACCCCAGACCTACACGAACTGAAGGGCAGGGTGTTAAGGCTCTGGATACATGGTATGACATATGGtatacattattatttattactattaatTAGCCCTATAAATATAAGCCAGTATATATTACATCAGGCAGCTTGCTCATGTATGTGTAAATGCTATCTACAGACGGATCTTATGTACGTTTGTgtgtaaaattttatatataaaaaacaaacgcAGCACACCAGAAATATGTGGTAAAAGAGTGAAGGAGGATTGTTgcgatatatatatgtatattacaccctccatcttatATACTGGTTGCCAGCGGTTACACACTGTTATTCCACCATGTTGGTATATTGAGCTgtattttggttattttgtgaTGAATTGCCAAGCCTTAGCTACAGTTCAGATGTTCTGCCAAGTAGTGTCAGATCTGTTGTGCTCCGAACGCCCACATACGTGAATGGATTGAGATAAGAGATATGCAGGCTCTGTCACCCTTTATATTCACAGCAGCCACAGTTTTGGTGGGGGCAGGTTTCATAGTACCTACTGATATGGCATTATTGtctaaatttaaagggagtctctcattggtaaaactcatttttaagtaaacacatttctgaatagtctttaaaaagactattctactGCTGCCTTTTAATTTTTAAGGCACCTCACCATTTCATTATAAATGTTTAGGCGAATCAACACCACGGAGCATCCTGGGCATTCTTCAGGGCCTCCAAGCACCTCCACCCCCCTTTCCACATCATACCTCTTGATCATgaccctccactgcttgtgcttcGTCTGCCCTCCCTGGATGTTCGTTCGCCCAGATCACACTCCTGCATTTGTACTGCATTGGTACTACGCGTGTCCGAGCGCCATTCTGGTGTCGTTTGCTATAGAACTGAGCATATTGTTCAGTATTCTCAGTTCTCCAGCGAACTACACAAAAAGCCGTTTTAAAAGCTATTTAGAAATGTGTTTACTTAAAAATGAGTTTTACCAATGACAAACTACCTTTAAAAGTATGTTCAGATTTTAGACAAACTGGGAATGTACCAAAAATTAGAAATACAAGGTTTCCTATTTGGGTTTACTTAAATATGATTTTTGTGATATGTAGGTGAGATATTTAGTACTGATTATTTTAATGCTGGCCATAGTTCTACTTTTCTGATCCAGGACTCTTTCACTTGATTCAGCATGGAAAGATGTCAGTGCCCAGTAGGTTGTACAGTTATTGTCAGCAGATATCGGGCACGGGTCCTATTCTAGAGAACTAGGTCTGTGTACAATATTTGCTGGACGATGGACAGTTGCTGCACGCATGCACAcactttaaaggagctctattagtagattttcatattttttttttagctaaagatatgcctgaatagcctttaggtgctgctaatcatttatagaaagacacccctcccccctgtttttgttaattaccgtagaaattgatatgcaaatcagctccaccgTGTACGGTGGGCATTCCGTGCACTCCCTTGTGTCATACCTTCTGgagcccaccgctgcctccaagccctcctcctgcttattcaccgcctccatcgtTGGCGGTTTCTATTTAAGTCacacgcgtgcgcagtagcgctccctccaatgcgctactgcacacactccaacaccattttcccgtagagaacattgcgagctggctGTGGAGCATGCGCACGCGCGTGACTTCAATAGAAGGGCGTCCAGAACGTATGATGCAAGGGGGTGCACGggacgcccaccgtgcacagtggagctgatttgcatattgatttccacggtaattaacaaaaacggggggggggggggtctttctacAAACGATTAGAAGCACTTGAATagctttttttaaaggctattcaggcataacttcagctaaaaaacacaaaaatctagtgatagaccccctttaaatGTATACCCTAGTAGAGGTTGCTGGCATTAATACATCTTTATATAGGGCATTGGAGGTCTGTGGAAGATGACTGGTCCtcccatctgtttttttttttttaagctggatTCTAggaacagtatatacacacactagggAAGTTTGTATCCTAGGGGGTTCTGATCCTAAAAAAATAACTGTCACAGTTTGGGTTCATAGTGTTTTATTCCAGAAGACACATACAGGAAGTATAAATAAAAGGGGGGAGGACATTGCACGCGGTTATTTAGGGCTGCTGTAGCTGGAGGGGACAGGACTTCACTTCTGCTCTCTTCTCCAGATGATAACCATCCCTTTAGCATCACTGGAGGCCAAAAGACTTTcatcacagttgaaactgacaccTAGAACAGCTGCACTGTGTCCTTGAAGCTTGTTCACAATGGCCTTAGTAGCCCGCTCAACATCGaaaaagtagacacacatatcttcACTGCCAGTTACTACAGAAGGAATACAATACAATGAGTCAGGAATGATACTGCCTATGTGTGCAAGATATGTTATGAGGCGA contains:
- the SUV39H1 gene encoding histone-lysine N-methyltransferase SUV39H1, with the protein product MAENLNAVRDCSVQCLSSESHLQELCKVEHVCCSPLGVNRKNICNFEVEYLCDYKRVQEEELYLVKWKGYPDSECSWEPRHHLKCFNLLKQFHRDIGRELLRRAKAAGNTTSKKAIARCPRRLDSSLSHHVVLKAKQRQRLRLWEQQLNAKRAHPGLILVENEVDLEGPPKDFMYINEYKVGEGVSITQSAVGCKCRDCFTDEQGCCPGGFQHKFAYNEYGQVKVKPGFPIYECNSLCRCGPSCPNRIVQKGIQYKFCIFRTSDGRGWGVRTLEKIRKNSFVMEYVGEIITSDEAERRGQIYDRQGATYLFDLDYVEDVYTVDAARYGNISHFVNHSCKPNLQVYNVFIDNQDERLPRIAFFSTRTIRTGEELTFDYNMHVDPVDVESTKMDSNFGLAGLTGSPKKRIRVECKCGSTKCRKYLF